A window from Melitaea cinxia chromosome 5, ilMelCinx1.1, whole genome shotgun sequence encodes these proteins:
- the LOC123653559 gene encoding uncharacterized protein LOC123653559 isoform X1, with translation MPNNQLLDLEERQDKLLQKLDILYERIKTISSLCTIKNQHETINKFATNINPEEVVLILNSESLPWFLNVFLKGSQTLNVSWHIHSTVPSAKVTKVEAFFKKFQDLYKFQIDSKVNFRLIFKDSTAAELKLSTLGVPIKGTGNILRYLCLTYPNIVPYDYTNYEVDGLLDICYQIETSSDQNKLTLIPKLFKNYVKWIFKSQFSIVDVAVFNIIKQLQNGTKYVPQQWFDDCEKIVL, from the exons ATGCCAAATAATCAATTATTGGACTTGGAAGAGAGGCAGGATAAACTACTGCAGAAGTTAGATATTCTTTATGaaagaataaaaacaataagtTCTCTATGCACAATAAAAAATCAAcatgaaaccataaataaatttgcaaccaat attaatcCTGAAGAAGTTGTGTTAATTCTTAATTCTGAAAGTCTACCAtggtttttaaatgtatttttaaaaggaTCTCAGACTCTTAATGTTTCATGGCACATCCATTCAACGGTACCCAGTGCAAAAGTTACAAAAGTTGAAGccttctttaaaaaatttcaagacttatataaatttcaaatagatTCCAAAGTTAATTTTAGGTTGATATTCAAAG ATTCAACTGCAGCTGAATTGAAACTTTCAACCCTTGGTGTTCCAATTAAAGGCACTGGCAACATATTAAGATACTTATGTCTAACTTACCCTAATATTGTACCTTATGACTACACTAACTACGAAGTTGATGGTTTATTAGACATATGCTACCAAATTGAAACTTCTTCAGATCAAAATAAACTAACTTTAAttcctaaattatttaaaaattatgttaaatggATTTTCAAGAGTCAATTTTCTATAGTCGATGTGGcggtttttaatataattaaacagtTGCAGAATGGTACTAAATATGTTCCACAGCAATGGTTCGATGATTGTGAAAAGATTGTTctctaa
- the LOC123653559 gene encoding uncharacterized protein LOC123653559 isoform X2: MYHMKNIISFENKIVLPKCMYTIKNLIEVSENVTDIKICEQVTKFLKKMPNNQLLDLEERQDKLLQKLDILYERIKTISSLCTIKNQHETINKFATNINPEEVVLILNSESLPWFLNVFLKGSQTLNVSWHIHSTVPSAKVTKVEAFFKKFQDLYKFQIDSKVNFRLIFKDSTAAELKLSTLGVPIKGTGNILRYLCLTYPNIVPYDYTNYEVDGLLDICYQIETSSDQNKLTLIPKLFKNYVKWIFKSQFSIVDVAVFNIIKQLQNGTKYVPQQWFDDCEKIVL, translated from the exons ATGTatcatatgaaaaatattatttctttcgaaaacaaaatagttttgCCAAAGTGCatgtatactataaaaaatctGATCGAAGTTTCCGAAAATGTCACCGATATTAAAATTTGCGAGCAGGTTACCAAGTTTCTTAag AAAATGCCAAATAATCAATTATTGGACTTGGAAGAGAGGCAGGATAAACTACTGCAGAAGTTAGATATTCTTTATGaaagaataaaaacaataagtTCTCTATGCACAATAAAAAATCAAcatgaaaccataaataaatttgcaaccaat attaatcCTGAAGAAGTTGTGTTAATTCTTAATTCTGAAAGTCTACCAtggtttttaaatgtatttttaaaaggaTCTCAGACTCTTAATGTTTCATGGCACATCCATTCAACGGTACCCAGTGCAAAAGTTACAAAAGTTGAAGccttctttaaaaaatttcaagacttatataaatttcaaatagatTCCAAAGTTAATTTTAGGTTGATATTCAAAG ATTCAACTGCAGCTGAATTGAAACTTTCAACCCTTGGTGTTCCAATTAAAGGCACTGGCAACATATTAAGATACTTATGTCTAACTTACCCTAATATTGTACCTTATGACTACACTAACTACGAAGTTGATGGTTTATTAGACATATGCTACCAAATTGAAACTTCTTCAGATCAAAATAAACTAACTTTAAttcctaaattatttaaaaattatgttaaatggATTTTCAAGAGTCAATTTTCTATAGTCGATGTGGcggtttttaatataattaaacagtTGCAGAATGGTACTAAATATGTTCCACAGCAATGGTTCGATGATTGTGAAAAGATTGTTctctaa